Proteins encoded together in one Deinococcus radiopugnans ATCC 19172 window:
- the menC gene encoding o-succinylbenzoate synthase: MRLERAELRVVSLPLLKPFRTSFGVMTDKNFVLLRLFGEGLEGVAEGVMDLRPDFREETISGALALLQDTVLPGVLGRSWANPEQLMRHLSGIRGNRMALATVEMAFWDLWARSLEQPLCAVLGGVRDAVNVGVSLGIQKSVEATVDSAVSHAEQGYKRIKLKIQPGWDVDVVRAVKAALPNTPVTVDANAAYTLAHLNTLRELDTLGLDYIEQPLAWNDMRDHAKLQALMNTPLCLDECITTAQDARKALETAACRLVNIKVGRVGGHLEARRVHDVAAAFNAPVWCGGMLESGVGRAHNIHLATLENFSKPGDTSSSSRYWARDLIHEALETTDGVMPVPAGHGIGVTLDLPFLDSVTQQKFEVGPARQPVAGR, translated from the coding sequence ATGCGGCTTGAGCGCGCCGAACTTCGCGTGGTGTCGTTGCCCCTCCTGAAGCCCTTCCGGACCTCGTTTGGCGTCATGACCGACAAGAACTTTGTGTTACTGAGGCTGTTCGGCGAGGGCCTGGAAGGGGTGGCCGAGGGGGTCATGGACCTGCGCCCGGACTTCCGCGAGGAAACCATCAGCGGCGCGCTGGCCCTGCTTCAGGACACGGTACTGCCGGGCGTCCTGGGCCGGAGCTGGGCCAATCCCGAGCAGCTGATGCGCCATCTGTCGGGCATTCGCGGCAACCGGATGGCGCTGGCCACCGTGGAGATGGCGTTCTGGGATTTGTGGGCCAGAAGCCTGGAGCAGCCCCTCTGCGCCGTGTTGGGTGGCGTGCGCGACGCGGTGAATGTGGGCGTGTCTTTGGGTATTCAGAAATCGGTGGAGGCCACCGTGGACAGCGCCGTGTCGCACGCTGAGCAGGGCTACAAACGCATCAAGCTCAAGATTCAGCCGGGCTGGGACGTGGACGTGGTGCGGGCCGTCAAGGCGGCGCTGCCGAACACGCCCGTCACGGTAGATGCCAATGCCGCCTACACCCTGGCGCACCTGAATACGCTGCGTGAGCTGGACACGCTGGGGCTGGACTACATCGAGCAGCCGCTGGCCTGGAACGACATGCGCGATCACGCCAAGCTGCAGGCACTGATGAACACGCCGCTGTGCCTGGACGAGTGCATCACCACGGCGCAGGACGCCCGCAAGGCGCTGGAAACGGCCGCCTGTCGACTGGTCAACATCAAGGTGGGGCGGGTGGGCGGCCACCTGGAAGCCCGGCGCGTGCATGATGTGGCGGCAGCCTTCAACGCCCCGGTGTGGTGCGGCGGCATGCTGGAAAGCGGTGTGGGGCGCGCGCACAACATCCACCTGGCGACGCTGGAGAACTTCAGTAAGCCCGGCGACACCAGCAGCTCCTCGCGGTACTGGGCGCGTGACCTGATTCATGAGGCGCTGGAAACCACGGACGGGGTGATGCCCGTGCCTGCCGGTCATGGCATCGGCGTGACGCTGGATCTGCCCTTTCTGGACAGCGTCACGCAGCAGAAATTCGAGGTTGGTCCGGCCCGGCAGCCCGTGGCGGGACGCTGA
- the bshB1 gene encoding bacillithiol biosynthesis deacetylase BshB1, whose translation MTHPPLLPFQTVYGAPQPLDWLCLAPHPDDAEIGAGGTLIRLAQAGRAVGILELSRGERGTQGTPQIRVQECARAAVLMGLSWRGNLGLKDGELADTPAGAHALAAALRAVRPRVLVVPHHRDRHPDHFGTYHLARRAVHLAQLRRADLDGEPHRISRTLLYQGNADIQPGLLVDVGGVQAQWEAAVRAHASQFTGEAVSETVTPEIIERRRARQSYWGTLARVRYAEAFEAEDALLVDPLAL comes from the coding sequence ATGACCCACCCGCCGCTCCTCCCTTTCCAGACAGTCTACGGCGCTCCCCAGCCGCTGGACTGGCTATGTCTGGCTCCCCATCCCGACGACGCCGAGATCGGCGCGGGCGGCACCCTGATCCGGCTGGCCCAGGCCGGACGCGCCGTCGGCATTCTGGAACTGTCGCGAGGTGAGCGCGGCACCCAGGGCACCCCGCAGATCCGGGTGCAGGAATGCGCGCGGGCCGCAGTACTCATGGGGTTGAGTTGGCGGGGCAACCTGGGCCTGAAGGACGGTGAGCTGGCCGACACCCCTGCGGGGGCGCATGCCCTGGCCGCCGCCCTGCGTGCCGTGCGCCCCCGCGTGCTGGTGGTGCCGCACCACCGGGACCGCCATCCGGACCACTTCGGCACCTACCATCTGGCCCGGCGGGCGGTCCACCTTGCCCAGCTCCGCCGGGCTGATCTGGACGGTGAACCACACCGCATCTCGCGCACGCTGCTGTACCAGGGCAACGCGGATATTCAGCCTGGACTGTTGGTTGATGTCGGCGGGGTGCAGGCGCAGTGGGAGGCGGCAGTGCGCGCCCACGCAAGTCAGTTCACGGGCGAGGCAGTGTCGGAGACGGTCACCCCCGAAATCATCGAGCGCCGCCGCGCCCGCCAGAGCTACTGGGGCACGCTGGCGCGCGTGCGTTACGCTGAAGCCTTCGAGGCCGAGGACGCGCTGCTGGTGGACCCGCTGGCACTATAG
- a CDS encoding ABC transporter permease encodes MLSFILRRLLALPLILLAVTFLIVLVMQLIPVEQRAVAYTTDLAQLGRIPEIIKTNHLDASVFEQYWRWLGLALGGNLGFSRTSGQPVLETLLARFPATLELTLFTLVPLISLSVWLGSKAAVQRGKTADAIVRVIAVVGYSTPSFVLGVWLLVIFYGALNLLPGTGNLSNDSAISFLTGEIKRVTGLTTIDALLAGRPDVFWDALKHLIMPVFTLMVVGSAGLIKGTRTSMLEALNSDYIRTARSKGMTEKVVIRKHARRNALLTIITLAGLSVSGLLQGAVIAETLFGYPGVGAWAAQAAALGDLPGVLGFALLAATIVVLINLAIDLAYTVIDPRVRYA; translated from the coding sequence GTGCTGAGCTTCATCCTGCGCCGTCTGCTGGCGCTGCCGCTGATCTTGCTGGCGGTGACGTTCCTGATCGTGCTGGTGATGCAGCTGATTCCGGTGGAGCAGCGCGCCGTGGCCTACACCACCGATCTGGCGCAGCTGGGGCGCATCCCGGAGATCATCAAGACCAACCACCTCGACGCCAGCGTGTTCGAGCAGTACTGGAGGTGGCTGGGGCTGGCCCTGGGCGGCAACCTGGGCTTCTCGCGCACCAGTGGGCAGCCAGTCCTGGAAACCCTGCTGGCACGCTTTCCCGCCACGCTGGAGCTGACGCTGTTCACCCTGGTGCCGCTGATCAGTCTGAGCGTGTGGCTGGGTTCAAAGGCCGCCGTACAACGGGGCAAGACCGCCGACGCCATCGTCCGCGTGATCGCGGTGGTGGGCTACAGCACCCCCAGCTTTGTGCTGGGCGTGTGGCTGCTGGTGATCTTCTACGGCGCACTGAACCTGCTGCCCGGCACCGGCAATCTCAGCAACGACAGCGCCATCTCTTTCTTGACTGGCGAGATCAAACGCGTGACGGGCCTGACCACCATCGACGCGCTGCTGGCGGGTCGCCCCGATGTCTTCTGGGACGCCCTCAAGCACCTGATCATGCCGGTGTTCACCTTGATGGTGGTGGGCAGCGCTGGACTGATCAAGGGAACGCGCACCAGCATGCTCGAAGCCCTGAACAGCGACTACATCCGCACGGCCCGCTCCAAGGGCATGACCGAGAAAGTAGTGATCCGCAAGCACGCCCGGCGCAATGCCCTCCTGACCATCATCACGCTGGCAGGCCTGAGCGTGTCCGGGCTGTTGCAGGGCGCGGTGATTGCAGAGACGCTGTTCGGCTATCCCGGCGTTGGGGCGTGGGCGGCGCAGGCGGCGGCGTTGGGAGACCTGCCGGGCGTGCTGGGCTTCGCGCTGCTGGCCGCGACCATCGTGGTGTTGATCAATCTGGCGATTGACCTGGCTTACACGGTGATTGACCCGCGCGTGAGGTACGCATGA
- a CDS encoding serine hydrolase domain-containing protein translates to MTATTPKSTTELAAAFEQEAQRLLAEYKVPGITLGLLTPDGDHFVNLGVTSVENPLPIDSDTIFQIGSTTKTLTSLTCSVLVEQGKLDLDVPVRTYLPDFKLKDESVAAALTTRDVLTHQGGFQGDLFEDTGEGDDAVAKVLDKLAESPQVVPLRGHWSYNNAGFFVAGRVIEVVTGQTYEAAVTELVLKPLGMDHTFFFTNEIMTHRFAAGHNKIDGDMVVQRPWMMMRSAAPAGSSCSSTVTDMAKYAHYIMSGTMPEMAAAQENAADDAQVPETPTLGGLDRTHLWTPVRPVGVGINSFPGEEGQVGQSWFIDQYPDALIISHGGTTLGHQSDFWVSPDRGVGFIAMTNASNGHAMNRKLGEWVKRELLGLVKPERAAVKLEAGQLDLFSGTYDVIGQTYKIEAQVQDGQLVLVIPNTTSGGTENLALRFIAPQRAIVVGGDADGLGVEFLMKGDEVDFLRFGARLYPRASADAASASLPVDAL, encoded by the coding sequence ATGACCGCAACCACCCCGAAAAGCACCACCGAACTTGCCGCCGCCTTCGAGCAGGAGGCCCAAAGGCTCCTGGCCGAATACAAGGTTCCCGGCATCACGCTGGGCCTGCTGACCCCGGACGGCGATCACTTCGTCAACTTGGGCGTGACCAGCGTTGAAAACCCGCTGCCGATTGATTCGGACACCATCTTCCAGATCGGCAGCACCACCAAGACGCTGACCTCGCTGACCTGCTCGGTGCTGGTGGAACAGGGCAAGCTGGACTTGGACGTGCCGGTGCGGACGTATCTGCCGGACTTCAAGCTGAAAGACGAGTCGGTGGCGGCGGCCCTGACGACGCGCGACGTGCTGACCCACCAGGGCGGGTTCCAGGGGGATCTGTTCGAAGACACGGGCGAGGGGGACGACGCCGTGGCGAAGGTGCTGGACAAGCTGGCCGAATCGCCCCAGGTGGTGCCGCTGCGCGGCCACTGGAGCTACAACAACGCGGGCTTCTTCGTGGCCGGGCGGGTGATCGAGGTGGTCACCGGCCAGACCTATGAGGCGGCCGTGACCGAGCTGGTGCTCAAGCCGCTGGGCATGGATCACACCTTCTTCTTTACCAATGAGATCATGACCCACCGCTTCGCCGCCGGACACAACAAGATTGACGGTGACATGGTGGTGCAGCGCCCGTGGATGATGATGCGCTCGGCGGCTCCGGCGGGCAGCAGCTGCTCTTCTACCGTCACCGACATGGCGAAATACGCCCACTACATCATGTCGGGCACCATGCCGGAAATGGCGGCGGCCCAGGAGAACGCGGCGGACGACGCTCAAGTGCCCGAAACGCCCACGCTGGGCGGGCTGGACCGCACCCATCTGTGGACGCCGGTGCGGCCCGTGGGTGTCGGCATCAATTCCTTTCCCGGTGAGGAGGGGCAGGTGGGCCAGAGCTGGTTCATCGATCAGTACCCGGACGCGCTGATCATCAGCCACGGCGGTACCACGCTGGGTCATCAGTCGGACTTCTGGGTGTCGCCGGACCGGGGGGTGGGCTTTATTGCCATGACCAATGCCAGCAACGGCCACGCCATGAACCGCAAGCTGGGCGAGTGGGTCAAGCGTGAGCTGCTGGGCCTGGTCAAGCCGGAACGCGCGGCGGTCAAATTGGAAGCGGGCCAGCTTGACCTGTTCTCAGGCACCTACGACGTGATCGGACAGACCTACAAGATCGAGGCCCAGGTGCAGGACGGTCAACTGGTGCTGGTGATTCCCAACACCACGTCGGGCGGCACCGAGAATCTGGCTCTGCGTTTTATCGCCCCCCAGCGCGCCATCGTGGTGGGCGGCGACGCTGACGGGCTCGGCGTGGAATTCCTGATGAAAGGCGACGAGGTGGATTTTCTGCGCTTTGGGGCGCGGCTGTACCCCCGTGCGAGTGCCGACGCGGCCAGCGCCAGTCTGCCGGTGGACGCCTTGTGA
- a CDS encoding ABC transporter substrate-binding protein → MKRSLPCLTLALIASSALATPKDALVYQIASATASVEPAQAIATWDVLPVQQMFEGLYLNNFGKYEPLLATSFTQSKDGKVTTFTLRKNVKFHDGTGMTCADAEYSLRRTFLVGSETSLAAQIRANLLSIPGFTPDVKKTYTFAKLANTVKCNAAGQLVLTLDRNVPSLLDSITQTYIVPMKTLVAGGDWSGTAKDFGAFLGKDVSNSVMAQKPVGTGAYGFVARDPSRFVMKAFDGYWGGAPALKNVILQKVDSDTARVLALQKGDADIALIPDRDTLAKLKGVSGVTVYEDLPTRDLTSVVLFNQNIKDDKLLPAGQLAENNIPANFFSDIHVRKAFAAMFDTKTFVKDGLQGFGLSRNTTLPPNNWADDKTLKPPAYSLKTAEAELKQAFGGKLWTTGFTIPLSTFGGSGLSQVVAGIYKQNIEQLNPKFHATVSTLELSAANASLLGGKLPFGALTWGGADPDTNLRGLYSSSGILGAATNIKDPKMEQMLDKARDTVGQSARKPLYKALLTYLNAQTYALPLPQPLVFAATTSALKGYPEFNKTNLFRVLSK, encoded by the coding sequence ATGAAACGTTCTCTGCCCTGCCTGACGCTGGCCCTCATCGCTTCAAGCGCCCTGGCAACCCCGAAGGACGCGCTGGTCTACCAGATCGCCTCGGCCACCGCCAGCGTGGAACCTGCACAGGCTATTGCGACCTGGGACGTGCTGCCCGTTCAGCAGATGTTCGAGGGGCTGTACCTCAACAACTTCGGCAAGTACGAGCCGCTGCTCGCCACCTCCTTTACCCAGAGTAAGGACGGCAAGGTCACGACCTTTACCCTGCGCAAGAACGTGAAGTTCCACGACGGCACTGGCATGACCTGCGCCGACGCGGAATATTCGCTGCGCCGCACCTTCCTGGTGGGCAGTGAAACCTCGCTGGCCGCGCAGATTCGCGCCAACCTGCTGAGCATTCCCGGCTTCACCCCGGACGTCAAGAAGACCTACACCTTCGCCAAGCTGGCGAACACCGTCAAGTGCAACGCGGCGGGCCAACTGGTGCTGACGCTGGACCGCAATGTGCCCAGCCTGCTCGACTCCATCACCCAGACCTACATCGTGCCGATGAAGACGCTGGTGGCTGGCGGCGACTGGAGCGGCACGGCCAAGGATTTCGGCGCCTTTCTGGGCAAGGACGTGTCCAACTCAGTGATGGCACAGAAGCCGGTGGGCACCGGGGCGTATGGGTTCGTGGCGCGCGATCCCAGCCGCTTCGTGATGAAGGCCTTTGACGGCTACTGGGGCGGCGCACCCGCGCTGAAAAACGTGATCCTGCAAAAGGTGGACAGCGACACCGCCCGCGTGCTGGCCCTGCAAAAAGGCGACGCCGACATTGCGCTGATCCCAGACCGCGACACCCTGGCCAAGCTCAAGGGCGTGTCCGGCGTGACCGTCTATGAGGATCTGCCCACCCGTGACCTGACCAGCGTGGTGCTGTTCAACCAGAACATCAAGGACGACAAGCTGCTGCCCGCCGGTCAGCTGGCCGAGAACAACATCCCCGCCAACTTTTTCAGCGACATTCACGTTCGCAAGGCGTTCGCGGCGATGTTCGACACCAAGACCTTTGTCAAAGACGGCCTGCAAGGCTTTGGTTTGAGCCGCAACACCACCCTGCCGCCGAACAACTGGGCCGACGACAAGACCCTGAAGCCCCCCGCCTACAGCCTCAAGACCGCTGAGGCCGAACTCAAGCAGGCGTTCGGCGGCAAGCTGTGGACCACCGGCTTCACCATTCCCCTGTCCACCTTCGGTGGCAGTGGGCTGTCTCAGGTGGTGGCCGGCATCTACAAGCAGAACATCGAGCAACTGAATCCCAAGTTCCACGCCACGGTCAGCACCCTGGAATTGAGTGCGGCCAACGCGTCCTTGCTGGGGGGCAAGCTGCCCTTCGGGGCGCTGACCTGGGGCGGCGCGGATCCTGACACCAACCTGCGCGGGCTGTACAGTTCCAGTGGAATCCTGGGCGCGGCCACCAACATCAAGGATCCCAAGATGGAACAGATGCTGGACAAAGCCCGCGACACCGTGGGGCAAAGTGCCCGCAAACCGCTGTACAAGGCGCTGCTGACGTACCTCAACGCGCAGACCTACGCGCTGCCGCTGCCGCAGCCGCTGGTGTTTGCCGCCACCACCTCGGCCCTCAAGGGCTACCCGGAATTCAACAAGACCAACCTGTTCCGAGTGCTGAGCAAGTAG
- a CDS encoding ArsR family transcriptional regulator, with amino-acid sequence MDDVQTANTAQAALLLDVSLRPLLDFLMDAERSASETAAHLSVSLQRAHYLLGKLERVGIAVIGRTDARAGRAIKRYRMAGRWFIPYEVAGAETLEAFASDQLMPRFETLIGHSVRVLRERSPHWGFWLESSAENVHLLIGDEHGPAHELLFGDEPFFLNIGHLHLSRDRANELKRRLWAVLEDFEAEERPGAPEYTIALMLVRGAVN; translated from the coding sequence ATGGATGATGTGCAGACGGCGAACACCGCGCAGGCGGCCCTGCTGCTGGACGTGTCCCTGCGCCCATTGCTGGACTTCCTGATGGACGCGGAACGCAGCGCCTCGGAAACCGCTGCCCACCTGAGCGTCAGTCTGCAACGTGCCCATTACCTGCTGGGCAAACTGGAACGGGTTGGGATCGCCGTGATCGGGCGTACGGACGCCCGTGCGGGCCGGGCCATCAAGCGCTACCGCATGGCCGGTCGGTGGTTCATTCCCTACGAGGTGGCTGGGGCAGAGACCCTCGAAGCCTTCGCCTCGGATCAATTGATGCCCCGATTTGAAACCTTGATTGGCCATAGCGTCCGGGTCCTGCGCGAACGCTCGCCGCACTGGGGCTTCTGGCTGGAGAGCAGTGCGGAAAATGTTCACCTGCTGATCGGTGACGAACATGGTCCGGCCCATGAGCTGCTTTTCGGCGATGAACCGTTCTTCTTAAACATTGGGCATCTGCACCTGAGCCGTGACAGGGCCAATGAACTCAAGCGCCGCTTGTGGGCAGTGCTGGAAGATTTTGAAGCTGAGGAAAGACCGGGCGCGCCCGAATACACCATCGCGCTGATGCTGGTGCGCGGCGCGGTGAATTGA
- a CDS encoding ABC transporter permease, translating to MTVVRGAGVRTVKARAQGGFWARLFRHNRLARVGAVLVSFFLLITLLAPVLAPPQGNCRRALGMGEAQTIPGPLAYLREVVATPDACLQMPRVGFAAQPNPPAADAPLGRVNGYDIRYGLVWGTRTAIFLGLTVLAITVTVGALVGLTAGFLGGVTDNLLMRLTDVIFAFPALVLILVLVAALGPGLLNIIIALSLVSWAGLARVVRSEVLRLRELEFAAAAQSLGASRIRVALRHVLPNAIGPLLTIVVLEMGSLPIVAGTLSFLGLGTPLGYADWGQLIALAQKWIQGPPGEPFAYWYVTLFPGLCIFAYSLGWSLLGDSLAEALDPRNR from the coding sequence ATGACTGTCGTCCGTGGAGCAGGGGTCCGCACCGTCAAGGCGAGGGCGCAGGGCGGCTTCTGGGCCAGGCTGTTCCGGCACAACCGGCTGGCCCGTGTAGGCGCGGTGCTGGTCAGCTTTTTTCTCCTGATCACGCTGCTGGCCCCGGTGCTGGCCCCGCCTCAGGGCAACTGCCGCCGGGCGCTGGGCATGGGCGAGGCCCAGACCATTCCCGGCCCGCTGGCGTACCTGCGCGAGGTGGTGGCGACGCCGGACGCGTGTCTCCAGATGCCGCGTGTCGGCTTCGCTGCGCAGCCCAACCCACCCGCCGCCGACGCCCCGCTGGGCCGGGTAAACGGCTACGATATCCGCTACGGACTGGTCTGGGGCACGCGCACGGCCATTTTCCTGGGCCTGACCGTGCTGGCGATCACCGTGACCGTCGGCGCGCTGGTGGGCCTGACCGCCGGCTTCCTGGGCGGCGTGACCGACAACCTGCTGATGCGCCTGACCGACGTGATCTTCGCCTTTCCTGCGCTGGTGCTGATCCTGGTGCTGGTGGCGGCGCTGGGGCCGGGGCTGCTGAACATCATCATCGCCCTGAGCCTGGTGTCGTGGGCGGGGCTGGCGCGCGTGGTCCGCTCGGAGGTGCTGCGCCTGCGCGAGCTGGAATTCGCGGCGGCGGCTCAGAGCCTGGGAGCCAGCCGGATTCGCGTGGCCCTGCGCCACGTCCTGCCCAACGCGATTGGCCCGCTGCTGACCATCGTGGTGCTGGAAATGGGCAGCCTGCCCATCGTGGCCGGAACGCTGTCCTTCCTGGGTCTGGGCACGCCGCTGGGCTACGCCGACTGGGGCCAGCTGATCGCCCTGGCCCAGAAGTGGATTCAGGGGCCGCCGGGCGAACCATTTGCGTACTGGTACGTCACTCTCTTTCCGGGCCTGTGCATCTTCGCCTACAGCCTGGGCTGGAGCCTGCTGGGCGACAGCCTGGCCGAGGCGCTGGACCCCAGGAACCGCTGA
- a CDS encoding MFS transporter yields the protein MPSTLWNRSFVIWLLGTAQSQLGSALAGIALSFLVLHQTGSAGQMALTLACALAPNLLLPLAGAVVDRMNLKVPLIGADVARGLLQLTVGGLALAWGEVPLWLVNGAAVLTGLAGIFAGPASSAAVPALVPEQELTRANGLIGGVSQGAWLLGTLVGGYLVTAFSPALAIVLDGLSFLVMGALLVLVTLPPRERSSETSESLLDSVISGLQLMRRSRVLLFLPVIALLLNASLAPVQVLLPKLLLGGAAAAGYGQYLAAESAGMLAASALLAWIGARLPLRRTVTLGLALLGGALFLLIQFAAPPALLGVGALLGVAIASINTPITTLMQQMVPPAFLGRTFSVLMTVATLGMPVTLLALAPVVDRYPAALFFNVAGGVTLLMALAWTVVALSERKTPDLMPESQKAGAS from the coding sequence ATGCCCTCCACCCTCTGGAACCGTTCCTTTGTGATCTGGCTGCTCGGCACCGCCCAGAGCCAGCTGGGCTCGGCGCTGGCCGGCATTGCCCTGAGTTTCCTGGTGCTGCACCAGACCGGCTCGGCGGGCCAGATGGCGCTGACGCTGGCCTGCGCTCTGGCCCCCAATCTGCTGCTGCCCCTGGCCGGAGCGGTGGTGGACCGCATGAATCTGAAAGTGCCGCTCATCGGCGCAGATGTGGCGCGCGGTCTGCTGCAGCTGACGGTGGGCGGGCTGGCCCTGGCCTGGGGCGAGGTGCCGCTGTGGCTGGTCAATGGGGCCGCCGTGCTCACCGGACTGGCGGGGATCTTCGCCGGACCGGCCAGCAGCGCCGCCGTCCCCGCGCTGGTGCCAGAACAGGAGTTGACGCGGGCCAATGGCCTGATTGGCGGCGTCAGTCAGGGGGCGTGGCTGCTGGGCACACTGGTGGGTGGGTATCTGGTCACTGCCTTCTCCCCTGCCCTGGCCATCGTGCTCGACGGCCTCAGTTTTCTGGTGATGGGCGCGCTGCTCGTGCTGGTCACCCTGCCCCCACGCGAGAGGAGCAGCGAGACGTCCGAGTCCCTGCTGGACAGCGTGATCAGCGGCCTCCAGTTGATGCGCCGCTCACGGGTCCTGCTGTTCCTGCCCGTAATTGCCCTGCTGCTGAATGCCAGTCTCGCGCCCGTGCAGGTGTTGCTGCCCAAGCTGCTCCTTGGCGGCGCCGCAGCGGCAGGCTACGGGCAGTACCTCGCCGCCGAGAGTGCCGGGATGCTGGCCGCTTCTGCCCTGCTGGCATGGATCGGAGCGCGGCTGCCGCTGCGGCGCACGGTGACGCTGGGGCTGGCCCTGCTGGGCGGGGCCTTGTTCTTGCTGATTCAGTTCGCCGCGCCTCCAGCCCTGCTGGGGGTAGGGGCGCTGCTGGGCGTCGCCATCGCCTCCATCAACACACCCATCACCACGCTGATGCAGCAGATGGTGCCGCCCGCATTTCTGGGGCGCACCTTCAGCGTGTTGATGACCGTCGCCACGCTGGGAATGCCAGTCACGCTGCTGGCCCTTGCTCCTGTGGTGGACCGGTATCCGGCGGCCCTGTTCTTTAACGTGGCCGGCGGCGTGACTCTGCTGATGGCGCTGGCCTGGACAGTGGTGGCCTTGTCAGAGCGAAAGACCCCGGATCTAATGCCTGAATCCCAGAAGGCCGGGGCGAGTTGA
- a CDS encoding GNAT family N-acetyltransferase, with the protein MTRPAASPMPHGGLTLRELRGPQELAATIPLAHAIWGQTDRPEDTVMLRVIQYVGGLVAGAVDAQGQIWAYLEALPTSTVGVQHSHRMGVHPACRQQRLGERLKHFQRQWCLERGITHVHWTFDPLLAVNAHLNIHRLGAVVRTYLPDQYGDMENISAGAASDRLEAVWHLNSPRVEAHLAGRADEAWPEGEAFHPLHADLPERLPRALAMGVPAQDYYALLRDDRALAVEWRRRTRPVFTRLFSEGYSLVDVDLARRQYLFTQEVVC; encoded by the coding sequence GTGACCCGGCCCGCCGCCAGCCCCATGCCTCACGGCGGCCTGACGCTGCGTGAGCTGCGCGGCCCGCAGGAGCTGGCGGCGACGATACCGCTGGCCCACGCCATCTGGGGGCAGACCGACCGGCCCGAGGACACAGTGATGCTGCGCGTCATCCAGTATGTGGGCGGCCTGGTGGCCGGGGCCGTGGACGCGCAGGGGCAGATCTGGGCGTACCTGGAAGCCCTGCCCACTTCAACAGTCGGCGTGCAACACTCGCACCGCATGGGCGTGCATCCAGCCTGCCGCCAGCAGCGCCTCGGCGAGCGCCTCAAGCACTTTCAGCGGCAATGGTGCCTGGAGCGCGGCATCACGCACGTGCACTGGACCTTCGATCCGCTGCTGGCCGTCAACGCGCACCTCAACATCCACCGTCTGGGCGCGGTGGTCCGCACCTACCTGCCCGATCAGTACGGCGACATGGAAAACATCAGCGCAGGCGCGGCTTCGGACCGGTTGGAAGCCGTGTGGCATCTGAACAGCCCGCGTGTAGAGGCTCATCTGGCCGGACGGGCGGACGAGGCGTGGCCGGAGGGCGAGGCATTCCATCCCTTGCACGCTGACCTGCCGGAGAGGTTGCCGCGTGCGCTGGCGATGGGCGTGCCGGCGCAGGACTATTACGCTCTGCTGCGCGATGACCGCGCCCTGGCCGTGGAATGGCGGCGGCGCACGCGCCCCGTCTTCACGCGGCTGTTCAGCGAGGGCTACTCGCTCGTGGACGTGGACCTGGCCCGCCGCCAGTACCTGTTCACGCAAGAGGTTGTGTGCTGA